TGCGTTTCTGTCATATTCTTGACAGTTTGGCAAAATCGGAACAGCGTGGAATCCATCCCCGTTCCAGGAGATGCCATGTCATTTGATACCTGTGGAATAATTGGAAAGAGTTCGGCCTTGCAAGATGTATTTCGCATCCTGGCCAAGGTCGCGCCCTCGGACAGCACCGTGCTGGTCACCGGCGAATCCGGCACGGGCAAGGAACTGCTGGTACGCGCCCTGCACCGCAATAGCCAACGCGCGGACAAGCCTTTCGTGCCCATCAACTGCGGGGCCATCCCGCGCGAACTGCTGGAATCCGAACTCTTCGGCCACGAGAAGGGGGCGTTCACCCACGCCATCCGAACCAAGGTCGGCCGCTTCGAGCTGGCCCAGGGCGGCACGGTCTTTCTGGATGAAATTGGCGAAATGGACCTGTCCCTGCAGGTCAAAATTTTGCGAGTTCTCCAGGAGCGCGAATTCGAACGCGTCGGCGGCACTAAGACCATCAAGGCCGACGTACGCGTCGTGGCCGCCACCAATCGCGATCTGGAAGAAGAGGTCCGGCGCGGCGTCTTTCGTGAAGACCTTTTTTACCGCCTCAATGTCATCCCCATCGTGCTGCCGCCCCTGCGCGAGCGTGGCGAGGATGTCCTGCTTCTGGCCCGACATTTTCTGAAACGTTTTTGCGATTCCCGGCGGCCATGCGTCCTGGACGTGCCCGAACAGGTCCGGAACATCCTGGCCGCCTATTCCTGGCCGGGCAACGTGCGCGAGTTGGAAAACTTCATGGAGCGCATGTCCATACTCTGCGACGGCGACGCCATCGCCCTGGCCGACCTGCCGGACAAAATCCTGCGCGAAACAGGCGTCGAGGTGCCCGCGCGGCCGGTCATGACAGACGCCGGCTTCCGCTGGCCGGACCTGAAGGACCTGCACGAACAGCAATTGGGTCTGAAAGAATTTCTGGACCAGATCGAGGAACGCCTTTTGACGCAAGCCCTGGGCCAAGTGGACGGGATCAAGAACAAGGCCGCCGAACTGCTGGGCATCAAGCGCACCACCTTGATCGAAAAATTGAAAAAAAAGAACATGCTGTAGCTTTCAGCCTGATTCTTGCTAACAGCACTCCGTGCGTGTCCATCCCCTTGCCAGCCTGCTCTGGCTCCTTGTCCTGGCCGTTTGGTGCCTTGTCCCGCTTCACGATGCGTGG
This window of the Deltaproteobacteria bacterium genome carries:
- a CDS encoding sigma-54-dependent Fis family transcriptional regulator, with product MSFDTCGIIGKSSALQDVFRILAKVAPSDSTVLVTGESGTGKELLVRALHRNSQRADKPFVPINCGAIPRELLESELFGHEKGAFTHAIRTKVGRFELAQGGTVFLDEIGEMDLSLQVKILRVLQEREFERVGGTKTIKADVRVVAATNRDLEEEVRRGVFREDLFYRLNVIPIVLPPLRERGEDVLLLARHFLKRFCDSRRPCVLDVPEQVRNILAAYSWPGNVRELENFMERMSILCDGDAIALADLPDKILRETGVEVPARPVMTDAGFRWPDLKDLHEQQLGLKEFLDQIEERLLTQALGQVDGIKNKAAELLGIKRTTLIEKLKKKNML